From the Photobacterium sp. GJ3 genome, one window contains:
- a CDS encoding DUF3429 domain-containing protein — MQNQNTIMKQLGYLGLLPFVVTLLLAIADIRLFQLSGHQMFIAYSAVILSFLSGILWGNAIDHSSHRLSKNALILSNLFVLLAWGAILQGNKHALIATGLLALGYLAVWFSEKLIRQTEGETTPADYQPLRNRLTAGVILLHGALMLA, encoded by the coding sequence ATGCAAAATCAAAATACCATCATGAAACAGCTGGGTTATCTGGGCTTACTGCCTTTTGTCGTGACGTTGCTCCTCGCGATTGCGGATATCCGGCTCTTCCAGCTGAGCGGTCATCAGATGTTTATTGCTTACAGCGCTGTCATTCTGAGTTTTCTGTCCGGCATTTTGTGGGGCAATGCCATCGACCACAGTTCACATCGGCTCAGCAAAAATGCGCTCATCCTCAGCAATCTCTTTGTTCTGCTGGCCTGGGGTGCCATCTTGCAGGGCAATAAGCATGCACTGATTGCGACAGGGCTTCTCGCCTTGGGTTACCTGGCCGTGTGGTTCTCGGAAAAGCTTATCCGGCAAACCGAAGGGGAAACGACACCCGCAGATTATCAGCCACTGCGAAACAGACTGACCGCGGGTGTGATCCTTTTGCATGGTGCGCTGATGCTGGCTTAG